A region of Candidatus Nezhaarchaeota archaeon DNA encodes the following proteins:
- a CDS encoding FAD-dependent oxidoreductase — MALHGLKKLFEPGKIGPLETRNRIVMPAVCENFATNDGFITERAIEYYRVRAKGVGLLIYGASVIYHPQARAVMNSSISDDKYIPGLAKLAEAIKSGGAKACIQIMHAGRQTKSSIAKAHPVCPSPVPFIRGALLYPEVPRELTKDEILDIIKAFGAAARRATEAGWEAIELHAAHGYLLHNFLNPYVNLRKDEYGGFEGGLRFMEELIGEVRDNMSKDMALIVRINGEDYVAEGGITLVESQIIARALEKFGVDAINISGRTRDSNHPLADPSMASPPGTWIYAAEAIKKAVNIPVIIVHRIYDPFMAEQVLIEGKADFVAIARQILADPEWPIKVRDGRIEDVRPCVYCNEGCYDTLWTLIPITCTVNPLLGREYELKVTPAERPKNVIVVGGGPAGLSAAETLARRGHKVTLFEKSYKLGGVYVYSIGSPLRRDIARLIRYYEAQLYKLGVDVKLGKEFTPDMVDIYKPDAAVIATGAEPIIPQLKGMDAGYVTPNVASAVDVLADRVKVGDKVLIWTCSYYCPYVCGTLKRARAACGAGYAAVFAAEKLASEGKLVYLVAERGEIAMGIGFTTRVPLFNRLFFMGVKMSKHIRVKAITEGGVIVSRAGIDTKMAVDTFVHSVGFKPNRTLAEAIKGKVPEVYVIGDALLPLNALNAIHDGFEVALKI; from the coding sequence ATGGCCCTTCATGGTTTAAAGAAACTTTTTGAACCAGGAAAAATAGGTCCATTAGAAACTCGAAACAGAATAGTAATGCCAGCTGTGTGTGAAAATTTTGCCACAAATGATGGCTTCATAACTGAAAGAGCAATTGAATACTACAGAGTAAGAGCTAAAGGTGTTGGATTATTAATATATGGCGCATCAGTCATCTACCATCCTCAAGCAAGAGCAGTCATGAACTCTTCAATAAGTGACGACAAGTATATACCTGGATTAGCTAAACTTGCTGAAGCAATAAAGTCTGGCGGTGCCAAGGCTTGCATTCAGATAATGCACGCTGGAAGGCAAACAAAATCATCTATAGCCAAAGCCCACCCAGTATGCCCATCACCAGTTCCATTCATTAGGGGCGCATTGTTGTACCCTGAGGTTCCTAGAGAGCTTACTAAGGATGAAATTCTTGATATTATAAAGGCTTTTGGAGCAGCAGCTAGAAGAGCAACAGAAGCTGGCTGGGAAGCTATAGAGCTTCACGCTGCTCATGGATACCTGCTTCACAACTTTTTGAACCCATACGTTAACTTAAGGAAGGATGAGTATGGAGGCTTTGAAGGCGGCTTAAGATTCATGGAGGAGCTCATAGGTGAAGTGAGGGACAATATGAGCAAGGACATGGCCTTAATAGTTAGGATAAATGGCGAGGATTACGTCGCTGAAGGTGGAATTACGCTGGTTGAATCGCAGATAATAGCTAGAGCCCTTGAGAAGTTTGGTGTCGATGCAATAAACATATCAGGGAGGACAAGGGACTCAAACCACCCGCTAGCAGATCCCTCTATGGCATCACCCCCAGGTACGTGGATCTACGCAGCTGAAGCTATAAAGAAGGCCGTCAACATCCCGGTCATAATAGTTCATAGAATATACGACCCATTCATGGCAGAGCAAGTCCTCATAGAAGGCAAGGCAGACTTCGTAGCCATTGCGAGGCAGATCCTCGCTGACCCAGAGTGGCCCATCAAAGTTAGGGATGGCAGGATAGAGGATGTTAGGCCATGCGTCTACTGTAACGAGGGTTGCTATGACACGTTATGGACTCTAATACCCATAACATGCACAGTTAATCCACTACTGGGTAGGGAGTATGAGCTTAAAGTCACACCTGCTGAGAGGCCAAAGAATGTGATAGTTGTTGGTGGAGGACCAGCAGGTCTAAGTGCTGCTGAGACATTAGCAAGAAGAGGTCACAAAGTAACATTATTTGAAAAGTCGTACAAGCTGGGAGGAGTGTACGTATACTCGATTGGCTCTCCACTAAGAAGGGACATAGCGCGCCTCATAAGATACTACGAGGCTCAGCTGTATAAGCTCGGTGTTGATGTCAAGCTTGGTAAGGAGTTCACACCGGATATGGTCGATATCTACAAGCCGGATGCTGCAGTAATTGCAACGGGTGCTGAACCAATAATCCCACAGCTCAAAGGTATGGACGCTGGCTATGTAACTCCAAACGTAGCTAGTGCTGTTGACGTCCTAGCTGATCGTGTAAAGGTTGGAGATAAAGTACTGATATGGACTTGCAGCTACTACTGTCCATACGTATGCGGTACCTTAAAGAGAGCCAGGGCAGCATGTGGAGCCGGCTACGCTGCTGTCTTCGCAGCTGAAAAGCTAGCTTCAGAAGGTAAACTTGTCTACCTAGTTGCTGAAAGAGGCGAAATAGCCATGGGCATAGGCTTCACAACGAGGGTGCCACTGTTCAACAGGCTCTTCTTCATGGGAGTTAAGATGTCGAAGCACATAAGGGTCAAGGCAATAACAGAGGGCGGTGTAATAGTTAGCAGGGCTGGTATAGATACAAAGATGGCGGTGGATACCTTTGTCCATAGCGTTGGCTTTAAGCCAAACCGTACTTTGGCTGAAGCGATTAAGGGTAAGGTCCCCGAAGTCTATGTTATAGGCGATGCTCTCCTTCCATTAAACGCATTAAACGCAATACACGATGGCTTCGAGGTTGCACTAAAAATATGA
- a CDS encoding AIR synthase-related protein, which yields MKLKELIERLKMYRGLTRKSCIGALARIFSEECKYDDAGWFRVGDFYIVVSSDGITEELIRDDPFLAGYYSVLVNVNDVVAKGARPIGYAGTISSNLNHTRTMLVKGIREALRLYGLTLFKLHTHPDTSYDAVDGCVVGIAKNVIPSSTARPGQSIIVALDINGSFGSRGWVYCFDTTRGKDQNRVKMLIDGMIHIAEQNLATASRDISAPGLLGSLSMLCESSGVGAVIDLNLIPSPPSIDLETWLKTYPSFGFILTSERPSECMKYLKESGYVASMVGKTTDDKKVVVKLGVEEEVFIDLTRESVFFKSQAPPSI from the coding sequence ATGAAGCTTAAAGAGTTAATTGAGAGATTAAAGATGTACAGGGGGCTTACGAGGAAGTCTTGTATAGGAGCATTAGCTAGGATCTTTAGTGAGGAGTGCAAGTATGATGATGCCGGCTGGTTTAGAGTTGGGGACTTTTATATTGTGGTCTCGAGTGACGGTATAACTGAAGAACTAATAAGAGACGATCCCTTCTTAGCTGGTTACTACTCAGTCCTAGTGAATGTTAATGATGTTGTGGCTAAAGGGGCTAGACCCATAGGCTACGCTGGCACAATATCCTCAAACCTTAATCACACCAGAACAATGTTAGTTAAGGGGATTAGAGAGGCCTTAAGGCTCTACGGCCTCACCCTCTTTAAACTTCATACTCATCCCGACACAAGCTACGACGCAGTTGACGGGTGTGTTGTTGGAATAGCGAAAAATGTAATTCCAAGCAGTACAGCAAGACCAGGTCAATCTATAATAGTGGCCTTAGACATAAATGGAAGCTTTGGATCTAGGGGCTGGGTCTACTGTTTTGATACTACTCGCGGTAAAGACCAAAATCGCGTAAAGATGCTGATAGATGGCATGATCCATATAGCTGAGCAAAACCTAGCCACAGCATCGCGTGACATAAGCGCACCAGGACTACTAGGCTCCTTAAGCATGCTTTGTGAATCTAGTGGTGTGGGTGCTGTAATAGACTTAAACTTAATACCATCACCACCGAGCATCGACTTAGAGACCTGGCTTAAGACTTATCCGTCATTTGGCTTCATATTGACATCAGAGAGACCTTCAGAGTGCATGAAGTATCTGAAGGAATCAGGCTATGTAGCATCGATGGTGGGTAAAACAACTGATGATAAAAAAGTCGTGGTTAAATTAGGTGTTGAGGAAGAGGTCTTCATAGACTTGACGAGAGAATCAGTCTTTTTTAAATCACAAGCTCCACCTTCTATATAG
- a CDS encoding NUDIX domain-containing protein translates to MGWAWIVKEKEVDDIRIVVSALIANGDSLLLIKRGETPKRGYYSFPEGHLKVGEDPIIGIVRECREEIGCAVEPLNDKVLVIEGPSNAMLPDDYLEKNWPPFNGKIGLHKYEVVNISSLDLSEPQKPNKKYLYVPCKLLGEPKRTQAALEIVFMTPREALELKFKRILKLMPTTSIVLALIELSEFSVS, encoded by the coding sequence TTGGGGTGGGCTTGGATTGTCAAGGAGAAGGAGGTTGATGATATCAGAATAGTTGTCTCAGCGCTCATAGCCAACGGTGATAGCCTTCTCCTAATCAAGAGGGGTGAAACCCCTAAGAGGGGCTACTACTCTTTTCCTGAGGGCCACTTAAAGGTGGGAGAAGACCCAATAATAGGGATAGTAAGAGAGTGTCGTGAGGAGATAGGTTGTGCTGTTGAACCCCTCAATGATAAAGTCTTGGTGATCGAAGGACCTAGTAATGCTATGTTACCTGACGACTATTTAGAAAAGAACTGGCCTCCATTCAACGGTAAGATCGGACTACACAAGTACGAGGTTGTTAACATAAGCTCCTTAGACCTAAGCGAACCACAAAAACCAAACAAAAAGTACCTCTACGTACCATGTAAACTATTAGGAGAACCAAAGAGGACTCAAGCGGCACTTGAAATAGTGTTCATGACCCCAAGGGAAGCGCTGGAACTAAAGTTTAAAAGGATCTTAAAGCTCATGCCTACAACATCAATAGTACTGGCACTAATTGAGCTCAGCGAATTTAGTGTTTCATAG
- the mvk gene encoding mevalonate kinase, which yields MVIVSAPGKVTLFGEHAVVYGEPAIAMAIDKRVRVEAVKRTDEVIRIEAKDLVLAGFRAVIASNGSMTLEGESRKVLAALSYVKKAVELVQDRYGIRHGAHLSITSEMPVGAGLGTSAAVAVSVVKAYSAICGVELSEEECATLGHQVELAVQGMASKMDTTTTAIGGVLYIDPKREKVYERIEHPSNLRSLVIGYVNRESSTSEMVDKVRRLRSELPGVVDLIIKIMGEITRRARSCIESGNLSEIGLLMNVNHGLLEAIGVSTTKLSQMVYAARLAGALGSKITGAGGGGCIVALAPGREEEVIAALKAIGASAFKANPSSEGVKIEEG from the coding sequence TTGGTCATAGTCTCAGCACCAGGTAAGGTCACGCTGTTCGGTGAGCATGCTGTCGTTTATGGCGAGCCAGCTATAGCCATGGCCATAGATAAGAGGGTTAGGGTTGAAGCTGTTAAGAGGACTGATGAAGTGATTAGGATTGAGGCAAAGGATCTAGTGTTAGCTGGCTTTAGAGCAGTGATAGCCTCTAACGGCTCTATGACTCTTGAAGGCGAGTCGAGGAAGGTCTTGGCTGCCTTAAGTTACGTTAAGAAGGCTGTTGAGTTAGTACAGGATAGGTATGGAATTAGGCATGGTGCTCACCTATCGATCACGTCAGAAATGCCTGTTGGTGCTGGTTTAGGCACTTCAGCTGCCGTGGCGGTCTCAGTGGTTAAAGCATACTCGGCGATATGTGGGGTGGAACTTAGTGAAGAAGAGTGTGCCACCCTCGGACACCAAGTTGAGCTTGCTGTTCAAGGAATGGCAAGCAAGATGGACACCACAACCACAGCTATTGGAGGAGTTCTCTACATAGATCCTAAGAGGGAGAAGGTCTACGAGAGAATAGAGCATCCAAGTAATTTGAGGAGTTTAGTTATAGGGTACGTAAACAGGGAGTCCAGCACCAGTGAGATGGTTGATAAGGTTAGAAGGCTCAGGAGTGAGCTTCCAGGTGTAGTCGATTTAATAATTAAGATTATGGGGGAGATAACTAGGAGGGCTAGGAGTTGCATTGAAAGTGGAAACCTCAGCGAGATAGGTTTGCTCATGAATGTGAATCATGGTCTTTTAGAGGCAATAGGAGTGTCTACTACTAAGCTGTCTCAGATGGTCTATGCTGCAAGGTTAGCGGGAGCATTAGGGTCGAAGATTACAGGTGCTGGTGGAGGAGGATGTATAGTAGCTTTAGCTCCAGGAAGAGAGGAAGAGGTGATAGCAGCCTTAAAGGCCATAGGGGCTTCAGCATTTAAAGCCAACCCCTCTAGTGAGGGGGTAAAGATTGAAGAGGGGTAA
- a CDS encoding glycerophosphodiester phosphodiesterase, giving the protein MKRGKVIAHRGVPSLKVENSLEGIEEALRLRVDGIEVDVRLTKDRIPIAFHDADMLRLFKINKLLKEVSLAEIKALSRRRGFTVPTLSEVLNLVGNKSMIVLDVKEWGVVDLMMRILHSSSAKDIVITSFDHRIPLKVKSEAPWVKVGFIVSFRPLSVSKLITDDVNCLFLKKDYADEELVNEAIDLGLEVYIWVINDVVNAERFWRLGVSGIVTDKPQLFVN; this is encoded by the coding sequence TTGAAGAGGGGTAAAGTAATAGCACATAGGGGGGTACCGTCACTTAAGGTAGAGAATAGCCTTGAGGGTATCGAGGAAGCATTAAGGTTGAGGGTTGATGGCATTGAAGTTGATGTGAGGTTAACTAAGGATCGCATACCTATCGCTTTTCACGATGCTGATATGTTGAGGTTGTTTAAGATCAATAAGCTACTTAAAGAGGTAAGTTTAGCTGAGATTAAAGCGTTAAGCAGAAGGCGAGGGTTTACCGTACCCACGTTAAGTGAAGTTCTAAACTTAGTGGGCAATAAGTCAATGATAGTCTTAGACGTTAAGGAGTGGGGCGTCGTGGACCTCATGATGAGGATCCTTCACTCTTCAAGTGCTAAGGATATCGTGATTACATCCTTTGATCATAGAATTCCATTAAAGGTTAAAAGTGAGGCTCCCTGGGTTAAGGTGGGGTTCATAGTTTCATTCAGACCTTTAAGCGTCTCCAAACTCATAACAGATGATGTCAACTGCCTATTCTTAAAGAAAGATTACGCTGATGAGGAGCTGGTAAATGAGGCTATCGACTTGGGATTGGAGGTCTACATCTGGGTTATCAACGATGTCGTTAATGCTGAGAGATTTTGGCGTTTAGGGGTTAGTGGGATAGTGACTGATAAGCCTCAGCTGTTTGTAAACTAG
- a CDS encoding PINc/VapC family ATPase → MSSSETYIADLAAIETGLARRLVESGVIKDRLVIHKAIVNELERRAKFNDFSGLGELLRLREICENKDVKILFAGGLNEDKRPSPEALNGMIRELALDLKGSLVTCDLVMAKVAEAMGVKVVYVKSEGKLKLEDYFDQRTMSVHLKEGVVPYAKKGQPGRWTFEPIRSKPMTSEELQIIIREVIERAKSSPDSFIEVDRETSTIIQLGSYRIVITRPPFSDGLELTAVRPIVKLSLEDYGLPSKLLERLDSHAEGILIAGAPGMGKSTFAQALAEHYRRKGKIVKTIEAPRDLQLPPEVTQYSKSLASSQEMHDVLLLSRPDYTIFDEMRDTEDFKLYADLRLAGVGMVGVVHATSPIDAIQRFVGRIELGMIPSIVDTVLFINEGNVSKAYAIETTIKIPHGLKEEDLARPVVVVKDFLTDEPEYELYVFGERTFVVPVKKGLKVPNTLVARALEHTLSKVTPDYRVEMPEEGIAFIYVPRHYLSLVMKKCRKKLDRISKRFDMHIEVRPMI, encoded by the coding sequence ATGTCAAGTTCCGAGACGTACATAGCAGACCTCGCAGCTATAGAGACTGGCCTTGCGAGAAGGCTTGTTGAGAGTGGAGTAATTAAGGATAGGCTAGTCATACACAAAGCAATAGTAAATGAGCTTGAGAGAAGGGCTAAGTTCAACGACTTCTCAGGATTGGGGGAGCTTTTAAGGTTAAGGGAGATATGCGAAAATAAGGACGTAAAGATTCTGTTTGCTGGAGGTTTGAATGAAGATAAAAGACCTTCACCCGAAGCACTTAATGGGATGATTAGGGAGTTAGCTCTAGATCTTAAGGGCTCGTTAGTAACTTGCGACTTAGTAATGGCCAAGGTCGCCGAGGCCATGGGAGTCAAAGTAGTGTATGTGAAATCTGAAGGTAAGCTAAAGCTTGAGGATTACTTTGATCAAAGAACTATGTCCGTCCATCTGAAGGAGGGCGTAGTACCATACGCGAAGAAGGGACAACCGGGGAGATGGACCTTTGAACCTATAAGGAGCAAACCAATGACCAGTGAAGAGCTTCAAATAATCATTAGGGAGGTCATAGAAAGAGCTAAGAGCAGCCCTGACAGTTTCATAGAGGTTGACAGAGAAACTTCAACGATAATACAGCTTGGAAGTTACAGGATAGTCATAACTAGACCTCCATTCTCAGATGGCTTAGAGCTCACAGCTGTTAGGCCTATAGTCAAGTTGAGTTTAGAGGACTATGGCTTACCTTCAAAGCTCTTAGAGAGGCTAGATTCGCATGCTGAGGGCATATTAATAGCTGGGGCGCCAGGTATGGGTAAGAGCACGTTCGCTCAGGCGCTAGCAGAACACTACAGGAGAAAGGGCAAAATAGTGAAGACGATTGAGGCCCCACGAGACCTACAATTACCCCCAGAAGTCACTCAATACTCAAAGAGCCTAGCTTCATCTCAAGAGATGCACGACGTACTACTACTAAGTAGACCTGATTACACCATATTTGATGAGATGAGGGATACCGAGGACTTTAAGTTATACGCTGACTTAAGGCTGGCTGGTGTCGGGATGGTTGGTGTTGTTCACGCAACGTCACCAATAGATGCAATACAGAGATTTGTTGGTAGGATAGAGCTTGGCATGATACCATCAATAGTTGACACAGTGCTCTTCATAAATGAGGGTAATGTAAGCAAAGCCTACGCTATTGAGACGACAATCAAAATACCCCACGGGCTTAAGGAAGAGGATTTAGCTAGACCCGTAGTGGTCGTTAAGGACTTTCTAACTGACGAGCCCGAGTACGAGCTTTACGTCTTTGGGGAAAGGACTTTCGTCGTTCCAGTAAAGAAGGGCTTAAAAGTGCCTAACACCTTAGTGGCTAGGGCGCTAGAACACACTTTAAGCAAGGTTACACCGGATTATAGGGTTGAGATGCCAGAGGAGGGAATAGCTTTCATATACGTGCCACGTCATTACCTGTCACTTGTAATGAAGAAGTGCCGTAAGAAGCTTGATAGGATAAGTAAGCGCTTCGACATGCACATAGAAGTAAGACCTATGATTTAG
- a CDS encoding MBL fold metallo-hydrolase — MKLTKKLYYYPEVGFTSNSYIIDDGVRVLIDPGHHNRLDGLIKLMKEDGFSMSDVDWIIVTHAHVDHCGAVHDIQKKHNIKVAMHEEEKQYLELAVYFHRLFGERMTPFTVDHWFKGERCSDIGGLKLVILHTPGHTPGSISIYSPEGKYLICGDLVFEGGVGRTDLGGSSEMLRKSIELVSQLDIDMLLPGHGPLIVGREEVIRNFRFVMKFMDYFL; from the coding sequence TTGAAGTTGACGAAAAAGTTGTACTATTACCCTGAAGTTGGGTTCACCTCGAACTCTTACATTATTGATGATGGTGTTAGGGTCCTCATAGATCCCGGCCACCATAATCGCTTGGACGGTCTAATTAAGCTCATGAAGGAGGATGGCTTTAGCATGAGCGACGTGGACTGGATTATAGTGACTCACGCTCATGTAGATCACTGTGGTGCAGTTCATGACATTCAGAAGAAGCATAACATCAAAGTGGCAATGCATGAGGAGGAGAAGCAGTATCTTGAATTGGCAGTGTACTTTCATAGACTCTTTGGTGAGCGCATGACACCTTTCACTGTCGATCACTGGTTTAAAGGTGAGAGGTGCAGCGACATTGGTGGTTTAAAACTTGTGATACTACACACGCCAGGTCATACCCCAGGGAGTATATCGATATACTCGCCTGAAGGAAAGTACTTAATATGTGGTGACCTGGTCTTTGAAGGTGGTGTGGGTAGGACGGATCTTGGTGGAAGTAGTGAAATGCTGAGGAAATCCATTGAGCTCGTCTCTCAGCTAGACATAGATATGTTGTTACCGGGCCATGGTCCACTCATCGTGGGTAGAGAGGAAGTAATTAGAAACTTTAGGTTTGTAATGAAGTTCATGGACTACTTTCTTTAA
- a CDS encoding DUF22 domain-containing protein: MSYINLVYMTEGYQGELKRISVMEETYEYLISTRARWEPVVAIEKAILRANNVHQINIRPIKLNPDELVIPCPVTWNSLGHLLSVGRKGAPQKVEKARTFEYANFLAFRDGTIIEGDLLGILNVFPKATIAALLRGGAGRIPPPPYRS; the protein is encoded by the coding sequence GTGAGCTACATAAACTTAGTATACATGACTGAGGGCTACCAAGGTGAACTCAAGAGGATAAGTGTTATGGAAGAGACCTATGAATATCTAATAAGCACTAGAGCTAGATGGGAGCCTGTCGTGGCTATAGAGAAGGCAATTCTAAGGGCTAATAACGTACATCAAATAAACATTAGGCCTATAAAGTTAAACCCCGATGAGCTCGTCATACCTTGTCCAGTTACATGGAACTCTCTAGGACACCTATTAAGCGTAGGACGTAAGGGCGCTCCACAAAAAGTTGAAAAAGCTAGAACCTTTGAATATGCAAACTTTCTAGCCTTTAGGGATGGAACAATAATTGAGGGAGATTTACTAGGTATTCTAAACGTGTTCCCGAAAGCAACCATTGCGGCCTTGCTTAGAGGCGGTGCAGGAAGGATTCCTCCCCCACCCTATAGAAGCTAG
- a CDS encoding AAA family ATPase, with translation MSNGKKLVIAVSGKGGVGKTTITALMLRALIDMGIKSILVVDADPASNLPEVLGIDVQKTVGDITNELKKAIDKGELPPLMSKRDILEFKVLEVLKELPQFDLLVMGRTEGEGCYCMVNDVLTNILDTLSRNYAITLMDMEAGLEHLSRRTDRDVDYMVIVTDLSRMGFLTALRIKKLAKEVHIQFKRTFLVGNRFPQDKEDLIYKYAEEIGVEPLGIIPHDENIARFNLEGTPLLKLPANSPALMAIKDIVKKMGLVP, from the coding sequence TTGTCAAATGGTAAAAAGTTAGTAATAGCAGTTTCAGGTAAGGGTGGAGTAGGCAAGACAACGATCACAGCACTCATGCTGAGAGCACTAATAGACATGGGGATTAAATCGATATTGGTCGTGGATGCCGACCCAGCCTCAAACTTACCAGAAGTTTTAGGTATAGATGTACAAAAGACTGTGGGGGACATAACCAATGAACTCAAGAAGGCAATAGATAAGGGAGAGCTTCCACCACTAATGTCCAAGAGGGATATTCTCGAGTTTAAAGTCCTTGAAGTCTTGAAGGAGCTCCCCCAATTCGATCTCTTAGTTATGGGTAGGACAGAGGGTGAAGGTTGCTACTGCATGGTAAACGACGTACTTACGAATATCCTTGATACGCTATCTAGGAACTATGCTATAACGCTGATGGATATGGAAGCCGGGCTCGAACACTTAAGCAGGAGGACTGATAGGGACGTCGACTACATGGTAATAGTAACCGACTTGAGCAGAATGGGCTTCTTGACAGCATTGAGAATAAAGAAGCTAGCTAAAGAAGTACACATACAGTTCAAGAGGACATTCCTCGTCGGCAACAGGTTTCCACAGGACAAGGAGGACCTAATATACAAGTATGCGGAAGAGATAGGTGTAGAGCCTCTTGGAATAATACCACACGATGAGAACATAGCTCGTTTCAACCTCGAGGGTACGCCTCTGCTAAAGCTTCCAGCTAATAGCCCCGCCCTGATGGCTATCAAAGATATCGTAAAGAAAATGGGTTTAGTACCATAA
- the acsC gene encoding acetyl-CoA decarbonylase/synthase complex subunit gamma has product MPKIIRPLDVYKVLPQTNCGQCGESTCMAFAAKVADRVADIRQCKPLFEDPKYKSKLQSALELIRPPVKAVTIGVPPNQVVIGNKVVMYRHELTWYNPTAIAIDVTDDVDVDSLIKRAKAVEVFAFERIGQQLRLNLLALRCTSDSPEKFAKAADTLSRNTSLPLILCSYNPDVMEEALTVVGDKRPLIYAATKDNWREMLDLASKYKCPVTISSPGNLNMLKSLASTFISAGIEDIVLDPGTYVKGDSLAETVSMFTMLRRAAIEKEDKLVGFPLMAVPAVVWMDPEGDEIEKKMKESYIASILMTRYADLMVMHSLDPWVLMPILVWRQSVYTDPRVPPSVKPGLYEIGKPTDTSPVFATGNFALTYFLVRGDIENAKVDAYLVVADSEGLSVESSVAGRRLTAEKFAEAIKSSGLDGKLKKKVLVIPGRAARLSGELEELLPGWKVIVGPRDSSNIPEFIEKVLKKELRAT; this is encoded by the coding sequence ATGCCCAAGATAATTAGACCACTAGACGTCTACAAGGTACTTCCTCAAACGAATTGTGGTCAATGTGGCGAATCGACATGCATGGCCTTTGCTGCAAAGGTTGCTGATAGAGTGGCAGACATAAGACAATGTAAGCCCTTATTTGAGGATCCAAAGTATAAGAGCAAACTCCAATCAGCTCTTGAGCTAATAAGACCACCGGTAAAGGCTGTTACAATAGGAGTACCACCTAATCAAGTGGTCATTGGAAATAAGGTGGTTATGTACAGGCATGAATTAACTTGGTACAACCCCACAGCAATAGCAATAGACGTCACAGACGATGTGGATGTCGACTCTCTAATTAAAAGAGCTAAGGCCGTTGAGGTTTTCGCCTTTGAGAGGATAGGCCAACAGCTTAGGCTTAACCTGTTAGCTCTTCGATGTACATCTGATAGTCCCGAGAAGTTTGCTAAGGCTGCAGATACACTGTCAAGAAACACTTCATTGCCATTAATACTATGCAGCTACAACCCTGACGTCATGGAGGAAGCTTTAACAGTTGTTGGTGACAAGAGGCCCCTCATATACGCTGCAACAAAAGATAACTGGAGAGAGATGCTTGATTTGGCTAGTAAGTACAAGTGCCCGGTGACAATATCATCTCCAGGAAACCTCAATATGTTAAAGAGCCTCGCCTCGACCTTTATAAGTGCTGGGATAGAGGATATAGTGCTAGATCCAGGCACCTATGTAAAGGGTGACTCGTTAGCTGAGACGGTAAGCATGTTTACGATGCTTAGGAGGGCAGCTATAGAGAAAGAAGATAAGCTTGTAGGCTTTCCACTAATGGCTGTTCCAGCAGTAGTTTGGATGGATCCTGAGGGAGATGAAATAGAGAAGAAGATGAAGGAGTCCTACATAGCCTCGATATTAATGACTAGGTATGCGGACCTCATGGTAATGCACTCTCTCGATCCTTGGGTTTTAATGCCCATTCTCGTATGGAGACAGAGCGTCTACACAGATCCGAGGGTACCACCATCAGTTAAGCCTGGTCTATACGAGATAGGTAAACCGACGGACACATCACCTGTATTCGCTACAGGCAACTTTGCGCTTACATACTTCTTGGTTAGAGGTGATATAGAGAACGCTAAAGTAGATGCTTACCTCGTCGTGGCAGATAGTGAAGGCTTAAGTGTAGAGTCATCAGTAGCAGGTAGAAGGCTAACAGCTGAGAAGTTTGCTGAAGCTATAAAGTCCAGTGGCTTGGACGGCAAGCTCAAGAAGAAAGTACTCGTAATACCAGGCAGAGCAGCAAGATTGAGCGGTGAACTTGAAGAGCTCCTCCCAGGATGGAAGGTTATAGTAGGCCCAAGAGACTCATCAAATATCCCAGAATTTATTGAAAAAGTGCTGAAAAAGGAGCTAAGAGCAACTTAA